Part of the uncultured Methanobrevibacter sp. genome, TGGAATAACTAAAAATTTAGTGATTAAATCATTAACAGGGAATGTAACTATTGATGGTAAAGGTCAAAATTCCTTTTTTAACATTTTTGAAGGTAAAAATTTAAGTTTAGAAAATATTAATTTTATCAATGGTAAAACCACATCATATTCTAATTATTATGGTGTTATTTATAATAAAGGAATTCTAACTTTAAATAATGTTAATTTTAAAAAAATGAATAATTTTATGGGCGTTATTTATAATGAAGGAGATTTAAAAGTTTATAATTCTAAATTTTCTGATTGTTTAAGCTCTAATTATGCTGATATAATTATGAATTTTGGAAATTGTAGTGTTGTTAATAGTAAATTGATTGCAGATCCTTCAAACAAATATCCTGCAATTTATAATTTCCATAACTTGTTTGTAAACAACTCTCAAACTTTTGGAATTTATTCAAATCCTGATTTTGATGCAGATGTTTTTGAAAGCATTACTATGATAGTTATTAACTCACAAGTTGGGGCACTAAAATGTAGTAATGGTACTTTTATAGTTAATAATACAATTTCTAGTGATGGTTTTAGAGCAGAAAACTCTGTAGTTAATATGACTGGGGTATACTTTAGAACTAGTGGTTATTCAGGTATATCTTCTATATTTAACTCTAATGCAACTATCAAATCATCATACTTCGACAACAGTATTAATATGGGTAGTTCTAATCTTAATATAACTTATTCCGTTATATTGGGGGAAATTTATGGAAATGGTATTTATGCAGCTAATGTTTCAGCAAATTATAATTGGTGGGGTATAAATAAAGGACCATTTATTAGATATGTTAAATCAGATGCTAAATATTGGATTGTAATGACTTTTGAGTGTGATGAATCTCCAATTAGTGTAGGTACTGATGCTGAATTTAGGGTAACATTAAATAAATATACTGATGGAGAATCCATGGCAAAATTAGATAATCCGTCTTTACTTCCTCAAATGACTGTTAAATTTGAATCTCAAAATGGTAAGTTTATATATTCCAGTGGAACTTTAGTTAATGGTACATTTTCCAATTATTTAAAAAATAACAATGAAAGTTCTATAGTTTATGCAGTTATTAATTCTCAAAGATTAAGGCTTGTTATTGGTACTGGTTTAACTAATTATGATTGGTATGTTTCACCAGATGGACATAATGGTTTTGGTGATGGAAGTAAGGATAATCCTTATAAAACTTTAGAGTATACAATATCCAAGGCATTAAATGGTAATACTATTTATTTATTAAGTGGAATTTACACTAATAATTGGAATTCCAATTTAAATATTGTTAAAAATTTAACTATTGTTGGAATAGGCAATAATGTAACTTTAAGTAGAGAAAATGCTCGTAATATATTCATAATTCAGGAATGGGGTAGTTTAACACTTAAAAATTTAAATTTTACAGTTAACATGAAACAATATTCCGATGAATTAATTGTTGTTAAAGGTGGAAATTTAACTATTTTTGATTCTAATTTCTATGATATTAGATCTGAAGCTATTGTTTTGTCAGGTGAGGGTATTCAAAATAAAGGTAATATATATGTTGATAATATTACTTTTAAAAACATTGTAGGTCCATTAATTCAAGGTGGAGCTAATATTACAATTAATAATATTTTAGCTGAAAAATGTAGCAATATTTATACATATAGAGGTTATGAAGCATATAATGCATGTTTCCCAGTGTGGAATTCTATTACTATTTTAAATTCTACATTTAAAGATATTACTGTTGGAATTGTTAACTTAAATCCTACTTTTTATTCTTCATCTTCTATTTTAAATGGAGATTTGGTAGGTGCATTAACTAATAAAGGTTATGTATATGTTGATGGTTGTTATTTTATAGAAAATAATTTCAGGCCTGATGATTATTATTCCAGTTCTCGTGTAGGATTAAATGCTGGTAATGATGGATATGTAAATAATTGTTCTTTTATTAAAAACAAAGGCACATTATTTGTAGGAAATCGTGTAAATAATTCTGTATTTGAATCTAATGATATTTGTTTTGTAGATGCTAAATTAATTAATAATTCATATTTCTTCAACAATAAGAATAATGCAGTTTCATCTTCTTCTTCCACTTATTCAAGTAGGGGGGTTGCTTCTGCTGATGAAGTTTATTATTCTGTATTTGTTGGGAACAAAGCAGCATATGGTGGTGCTCTTTCAGATACTAAAATAATTCATTATTCTGTATTTTTGAATAATTCTGCAACTTATGAAGGTGATGATATCTTTGTATATAATGGTGAAGTAGATTATTCAAGTAACTGGTGGGGTTCTAATCAAAAACCTGATGAAAATAGAGTTTTTGTTCATATTGGTACCTTAACTCTTGATAATTGGGTTATAATGTCATTGGATGCTGTTACTAATACACATATTGTTGTTGCTTTAAACAAATTAATAGATAATGATGGCAATATAGTTAATTTTGATAAAATTCTTCCATCTAGAAATGTTTATTTATCTTCTGATTATGGTGTAATTTCTCCAACTAATGGTTCTCTTAAAAATAATAAATTTGATGCTTATGTTATTCAAAATGAAACATCTGCTGATTTCAATGTTTATGCAAAAATTGATAATCAAGTTCTGGATTTAACACTTAGAAATAATAACACTCAATTAATGATGGAAAATGTGACATTTTATGGAAACAATAACATTTATGAAATCACTTTAATCAATGTAAATGGTCATAGAATATTTAATCAGACTTTAGTGGTGGAAATAACAACTCCTTCTGGTAAAAAGGAATCTTTCAATGTTGTTACTGATGAAAAAGGTTGTGCTAAGTTTGAAGTAACATATCCAGTTGGAACATATACTGTTAATGTTTATTATGCAGGTAATGGTTATTTTGAAGGATGTAATAATTCTGCTAAAATTATTGTTGAACCATCTGTTACTTATTTAATTAGCTATAATTACACATTTTATGGTAAGAATGTTAATTTCTATGCAGTTTTAAGTAATGGTCAGGTAGGTATTGCTAATCAACTTATTAAGATTACTATAATTGATTCCAAAGGAACTTCAAGAGTAGCTATTCTTACAACTGACTCTACAGGCCGTGCAAATGCAGTGTTAAGTTTGGATGTTGGAAAATACACAATTAAATGTGAATACGCTGGAGATGGTTGGTATTTACCAAGTTCCTCTGTGTCTTATGTTGAAATCCGTCCAGTTAATTCAACAATCGATGTCCCTGATGTTATTTTTTATGGTATTGGAAATGAATATCAAATCATTTTAAGAGATGCTCACGGAACATTAATTCGTGGAGAATATATTAAGGTAGTT contains:
- a CDS encoding Ig-like domain repeat protein, with product MLILIVISSITFVSANGDVNATYNSVDDVIVENSYCEYSVGDGLNDEIYVNPSTNISVTPDGSQDKPYSSITDAIYNADDNSTIILMDGVYSSPEDVDIGITKNLVIKSLTGNVTIDGKGQNSFFNIFEGKNLSLENINFINGKTTSYSNYYGVIYNKGILTLNNVNFKKMNNFMGVIYNEGDLKVYNSKFSDCLSSNYADIIMNFGNCSVVNSKLIADPSNKYPAIYNFHNLFVNNSQTFGIYSNPDFDADVFESITMIVINSQVGALKCSNGTFIVNNTISSDGFRAENSVVNMTGVYFRTSGYSGISSIFNSNATIKSSYFDNSINMGSSNLNITYSVILGEIYGNGIYAANVSANYNWWGINKGPFIRYVKSDAKYWIVMTFECDESPISVGTDAEFRVTLNKYTDGESMAKLDNPSLLPQMTVKFESQNGKFIYSSGTLVNGTFSNYLKNNNESSIVYAVINSQRLRLVIGTGLTNYDWYVSPDGHNGFGDGSKDNPYKTLEYTISKALNGNTIYLLSGIYTNNWNSNLNIVKNLTIVGIGNNVTLSRENARNIFIIQEWGSLTLKNLNFTVNMKQYSDELIVVKGGNLTIFDSNFYDIRSEAIVLSGEGIQNKGNIYVDNITFKNIVGPLIQGGANITINNILAEKCSNIYTYRGYEAYNACFPVWNSITILNSTFKDITVGIVNLNPTFYSSSSILNGDLVGALTNKGYVYVDGCYFIENNFRPDDYYSSSRVGLNAGNDGYVNNCSFIKNKGTLFVGNRVNNSVFESNDICFVDAKLINNSYFFNNKNNAVSSSSSTYSSRGVASADEVYYSVFVGNKAAYGGALSDTKIIHYSVFLNNSATYEGDDIFVYNGEVDYSSNWWGSNQKPDENRVFVHIGTLTLDNWVIMSLDAVTNTHIVVALNKLIDNDGNIVNFDKILPSRNVYLSSDYGVISPTNGSLKNNKFDAYVIQNETSADFNVYAKIDNQVLDLTLRNNNTQLMMENVTFYGNNNIYEITLINVNGHRIFNQTLVVEITTPSGKKESFNVVTDEKGCAKFEVTYPVGTYTVNVYYAGNGYFEGCNNSAKIIVEPSVTYLISYNYTFYGKNVNFYAVLSNGQVGIANQLIKITIIDSKGTSRVAILTTDSTGRANAVLSLDVGKYTIKCEYAGDGWYLPSSSVSYVEIRPVNSTIDVPDVIFYGIGNEYQIILRDAHGTLIRGEYIKVVISRGNLSDTFTLQTDENGVASLTINYLPGTYKVHATYAGDNVYGPASGDGTIVVNKVLTVISGFHYIKIPLNGVYTVVLTDMFGHRVTNATVRLNLYQGTLLKTYTGVTDGNGEVTFRITQGEGTYLATFDFDGNTWYIESTGAATIVVDSKTALGEVSINATDFIQFYGEDKYFVISFNDTNAYSLYGKEIIVTISSGSWQKTYTVYTDLYGLARLQITLAPGLYNITYQYTNQYYGLFAKNSSTISVYRMPTTILASDVIMNVGEAKYYEIKILDARNAPVKNMQVMIDINGTKYNATTNNEGMARLLLDLGVGKYLVTYYIDSPYYIPSSGSSYILVVDSDKTSTDLKGEDVNGYDNESMNFTLILSDILDNPISYATVLVNVSTIDGEFIGTYKGVTLKDGRVVFSFNLDYGKYIVSAYYSGSNSYLGSYTVNYISIDSVSNTTKTILIAGDSSLGDSEDYYVLLIDENGTILPGKTIKFVIGNETYETLTDYLGKAYLDVILSPGFHEIKAIFDGDDTYKKSTVKTTLVISGNSTYLFALNCTKNYRNGTQFHVQLLDSYSKPLANRTIAITINGRTYNRTTDENGWATMNINLQPGEYEVLCAYYGPTESDNAFSKAMVKVLPTILADNLIKYYRNGSQFYVKIIDGAGKPIANTNVSMNINGVFYVRETNSEGIARLNINLLPGKYILTAHNPYDGLLRAFNITVLSTVEANDLVKYYHNDSQFYAKFLDDSGKPLANTDIKFNINGVFYTRQTNWEGVAKLTINLRPGDYILTAIHHNGLQVGSKVTVYPTLEGSDLTMNYHDGSKFKARLVDGTGRALANETITFNINGVFYHRVTDANGIATLNINLIVGKYIITSIYDDYATSNTVLVNKL